The Conexivisphaerales archaeon genome has a segment encoding these proteins:
- a CDS encoding MBL fold metallo-hydrolase, which translates to MGESFQWRILLPGIPASSSRGFLGWCSVALLKFKSTKGSQYALFDTGHVGDRGQLLVALDKMGIGMNKISILILSHLHYDHVLNSELFKSARIYVSAKELDYFRTAANGDVYYPNSYLEHFLLARKNDIISFEDEDELLSGRFLLLPGHTAGSSGFLCGDVLFAGDSIKYASEAVKKKVTYAYYSQEKAESSLRRITQVAKIVVPGHDAPFAIKDDEVSYTERNTAYLEVQELRGNDVKIKRI; encoded by the coding sequence ATGGGTGAATCCTTCCAATGGAGAATTCTTCTGCCAGGTATCCCAGCTTCCTCTTCCAGAGGATTTCTCGGCTGGTGTAGTGTTGCGTTACTGAAATTCAAAAGCACCAAAGGTAGTCAATACGCGCTTTTCGATACTGGTCATGTCGGTGACAGGGGCCAGCTGCTGGTAGCGTTGGACAAAATGGGAATAGGCATGAACAAGATATCTATTCTGATTCTTTCTCACCTCCACTATGACCATGTTCTCAATTCAGAGCTGTTCAAGTCGGCAAGGATCTACGTTTCAGCCAAGGAGCTGGACTATTTTCGAACAGCTGCAAACGGAGACGTTTACTATCCTAATTCGTATCTCGAGCATTTCTTGTTAGCACGGAAGAACGACATAATCTCATTTGAAGACGAAGACGAGCTCCTCTCAGGCAGATTCTTGCTGCTTCCAGGCCATACTGCAGGCAGCTCTGGCTTCCTCTGTGGAGATGTCCTCTTTGCCGGAGATTCTATAAAATATGCCAGCGAGGCAGTAAAGAAAAAGGTCACATACGCTTATTACAGCCAAGAAAAGGCTGAGTCAAGTCTGCGACGGATTACGCAAGTCGCAAAAATAGTTGTGCCAGGACATGATGCCCCGTTCGCAATAAAAGATGATGAAGTATCATACACGGAGAGGAATACAGCATACCTTGAAGTTCAGGAACTGAGGGGGAACGACGTAAAGATTAAGAGAATATAA
- a CDS encoding adenylate/guanylate cyclase domain-containing protein, protein MEDRRRKIVAIMFTDMVGYTSLSQRSEALALTLLEKQRKVVRSSLLAYGGREIKTIGDAFLATFESSTNALECALAVQSKMAEINSRIGKSQPKLLLRIGIHVGEVVEDKGDIYGDSVNIAARVEPLADEGGICITQAVWEQVKNKVAADFIKMKETKLKNVSDKLQLYSVRQVSNRDKKSEMGASETKRDYVRIAVLPLTDLSGKRDDGFFADGLTDELIFALSRIKALRVIARTSIMKYKNESRSAREISRELDVDYLVEGSVRKSGEQILCQVQLIEANTEESIWAQSYKRDLKDIFETQAEIAQKVCSALRSKIESPYALKVPENLGRTENLNAFTLYLKGRHYWNKRDVNSIKKAIKFFEMSIFEDRKYAKAYSGLADCYIILGNYISLNLKEAFTEAVRYAKKAIKLDPQLAEAHASLGAILGSYYFDFTHAEEEMRKAISLNPSYAIAHHWHADILLALGRLDEAMKELEIAHMLDPNSDIILTALAMSHLYSGDVEGALRYCRQVLKRSPNFHIAYNVMGECYLKKGDKDRALQQHLKASRINSNDNFTLAYLAHAYLLKGDKDRGLEIIDRIKRKVKEPELSSLLAIAYSAYPDVDLAYECIVRAIRGRTMVVEDLRYSPIYASVRSDPRFEYILREFIK, encoded by the coding sequence TTGGAAGATAGGCGACGTAAAATCGTCGCGATAATGTTCACTGATATGGTTGGGTATACTTCGTTATCCCAACGGAGCGAAGCGCTAGCCTTGACCTTGCTCGAAAAGCAGAGGAAAGTTGTCAGGTCATCTCTCCTGGCGTATGGTGGAAGAGAGATAAAGACCATTGGAGATGCATTTCTCGCAACCTTTGAATCATCTACTAACGCTCTGGAGTGTGCTTTAGCGGTCCAGTCAAAGATGGCTGAGATCAACTCCAGAATCGGGAAATCGCAACCAAAGTTGCTTCTCAGAATTGGTATCCACGTCGGTGAAGTGGTAGAAGATAAAGGCGACATTTACGGTGACAGTGTGAACATAGCGGCAAGGGTTGAACCTTTGGCAGATGAAGGAGGTATATGCATAACACAGGCTGTGTGGGAGCAGGTGAAGAATAAGGTTGCTGCTGATTTCATAAAGATGAAGGAAACAAAGCTGAAGAATGTTTCTGACAAACTTCAGCTATATTCTGTAAGGCAAGTCTCCAATCGTGACAAAAAGAGTGAAATGGGGGCATCTGAGACTAAGAGGGACTATGTAAGGATAGCTGTATTGCCTCTAACCGATCTTTCAGGTAAGAGGGATGACGGATTCTTCGCGGATGGATTGACTGATGAACTGATCTTTGCTTTATCACGAATAAAGGCTTTAAGAGTGATAGCGAGGACATCGATAATGAAGTACAAAAACGAAAGCAGAAGTGCAAGGGAAATCTCAAGGGAGCTGGATGTCGATTATCTGGTTGAAGGTAGTGTCAGAAAATCTGGAGAGCAGATACTCTGTCAGGTTCAACTGATCGAAGCAAATACAGAGGAGTCAATATGGGCGCAGAGCTACAAAAGAGACCTGAAAGATATATTTGAGACGCAGGCGGAGATAGCTCAGAAGGTATGCTCAGCGCTGAGGTCAAAGATCGAGTCACCATACGCTCTCAAGGTACCTGAGAACCTAGGCAGAACAGAAAACCTGAATGCCTTTACCCTTTACCTGAAAGGAAGGCATTACTGGAATAAGAGAGACGTGAACAGCATAAAGAAGGCCATCAAATTCTTTGAAATGTCAATCTTCGAAGACCGTAAATATGCAAAAGCTTACTCTGGTCTAGCAGACTGCTACATAATTCTGGGAAATTACATCTCCCTGAACCTGAAGGAAGCATTCACAGAAGCAGTCAGGTATGCAAAAAAAGCGATCAAACTTGACCCTCAGCTTGCTGAGGCGCATGCATCACTGGGTGCAATTCTCGGTTCTTACTACTTTGATTTTACACATGCTGAAGAAGAGATGAGGAAGGCGATAAGCCTCAATCCAAGCTATGCAATTGCACATCACTGGCATGCTGACATCCTTCTGGCTCTTGGTAGACTGGATGAAGCAATGAAAGAACTTGAAATAGCTCATATGCTCGACCCGAATTCTGACATCATACTCACCGCCCTTGCGATGAGCCACCTCTATTCGGGAGATGTTGAGGGAGCGCTAAGATACTGCAGGCAGGTTCTGAAAAGGAGTCCGAATTTCCACATAGCCTACAATGTCATGGGAGAATGCTATCTGAAGAAAGGCGACAAAGATAGGGCTCTGCAGCAGCATTTGAAGGCCAGTAGAATCAACAGTAACGATAACTTCACCCTTGCCTACCTTGCGCATGCTTACCTCTTGAAGGGAGACAAAGATAGGGGATTAGAAATAATAGACAGAATAAAAAGGAAGGTTAAAGAGCCTGAGCTGAGCTCTTTGCTTGCAATAGCATATTCTGCATATCCTGATGTTGACTTGGCATATGAGTGCATAGTAAGAGCCATCAGAGGCAGAACTATGGTAGTCGAAGACTTGCGCTATTCACCTATTTATGCATCAGTCAGAAGCGACCCCAGGTTCGAATACATACTCAGAGAATTCATAAAATAG
- a CDS encoding C1 family peptidase, which yields MKVKRYGWVRDEKDERDYLYRARLNKNDIPSRIDLRGLCPPVYEQGKLGSCSANAVAAALEYDLIRKRIKPFVPSRLFIYYNERLIWKTTQYDSGSPLRLASKALKKYGVCDEILWPYDIRRYKERPERRCYDQAKNYEGTKYERIGRSLQLMKDCLASGLPFVFGFTAFESFESDEMAKYGILSMPKRGEKKVGQHAALAVGYDDAESVLIARNSWGEKWGDEGYFYVPYQYVLTENLAADFWAISFA from the coding sequence ATGAAGGTAAAGAGATATGGATGGGTCAGGGATGAAAAAGACGAAAGGGATTACTTATACAGGGCAAGACTGAATAAAAATGATATTCCTTCAAGAATAGACCTGAGAGGGTTATGTCCTCCTGTGTACGAGCAGGGAAAGCTTGGTAGCTGCTCGGCAAATGCAGTGGCAGCCGCGTTGGAGTACGACCTGATAAGAAAGAGAATTAAGCCTTTTGTCCCTTCAAGGTTATTCATCTATTACAATGAAAGACTCATCTGGAAGACAACACAGTACGATAGCGGTTCACCTCTGAGATTAGCTTCAAAAGCTCTGAAAAAATACGGTGTCTGCGATGAAATACTTTGGCCTTACGATATCAGGAGATACAAGGAAAGACCTGAGAGAAGATGCTACGATCAAGCCAAGAATTATGAAGGAACGAAATATGAAAGGATAGGAAGAAGTTTGCAATTGATGAAAGATTGTCTCGCTTCTGGTCTGCCGTTCGTCTTCGGGTTTACTGCTTTTGAATCATTCGAAAGCGATGAGATGGCAAAGTATGGTATTCTCAGCATGCCGAAGAGGGGAGAGAAAAAGGTTGGTCAACATGCTGCACTTGCGGTAGGGTACGATGACGCAGAAAGTGTACTTATTGCCAGAAATTCATGGGGAGAGAAGTGGGGAGATGAAGGATATTTCTATGTGCCGTATCAGTATGTCCTTACTGAGAATTTGGCAGCTGACTTTTGGGCTATTTCGTTTGCATAA
- a CDS encoding dual specificity protein phosphatase family protein, translated as MAGLELDTRVYRVLLGLIIGRPSNFSWLIENKVAGSGLPVGERGYRWLRDHGVSAILCLTEDTWGKAHAEKLGMQYMHIPMLNRQPEIPRKLDQAVDAITSTLNQGKSILIHCQAGQGRTGMVLAAYLIREKGLTADEAIKHVRNLRTGSLKREKQVKALHDYEEYLKIAKTS; from the coding sequence ATGGCAGGACTGGAACTGGACACAAGGGTGTACAGGGTACTTTTGGGACTGATCATTGGCAGACCGTCAAATTTTTCCTGGCTGATAGAAAATAAAGTAGCCGGCTCTGGCTTGCCGGTCGGAGAAAGGGGATATCGATGGCTAAGAGACCATGGTGTCTCAGCCATTTTATGCCTAACCGAGGACACCTGGGGAAAGGCCCATGCAGAAAAGCTGGGGATGCAATACATGCATATTCCGATGCTGAACAGGCAGCCAGAGATACCAAGGAAGCTAGACCAAGCAGTTGATGCCATAACTTCAACTCTGAATCAGGGGAAGTCTATTCTGATTCATTGCCAAGCAGGTCAAGGCAGGACCGGAATGGTTCTTGCTGCTTACCTCATTAGGGAAAAAGGGTTGACTGCGGATGAAGCCATAAAACATGTAAGAAACCTGAGAACTGGTTCTCTGAAGAGGGAGAAGCAGGTTAAGGCTCTTCATGATTACGAAGAATATCTGAAGATTGCTAAGACAAGCTAA
- a CDS encoding arcadin 1 yields MVLIKVNRVSSYTDPETGKLGKQIELVEVRRRETPQRMMGEEAQMVQGILSQLQSFGLPIQGMRELVIPKMTMILTENEYDMLGVRFEVNDMYELTMKNGSITFAKATEPYS; encoded by the coding sequence ATGGTACTGATAAAGGTAAACAGGGTGAGCAGCTACACAGACCCGGAGACAGGAAAACTTGGTAAGCAGATAGAGCTTGTTGAAGTAAGGAGAAGAGAAACACCACAGAGGATGATGGGAGAGGAGGCGCAGATGGTTCAGGGAATTCTTTCTCAGCTTCAAAGCTTTGGCCTCCCTATTCAGGGAATGAGAGAACTCGTAATACCGAAGATGACTATGATACTGACAGAGAACGAATACGACATGCTTGGGGTCAGGTTTGAAGTCAACGATATGTATGAATTGACTATGAAGAACGGCTCTATCACTTTTGCAAAGGCGACTGAGCCTTATTCATAG
- a CDS encoding isoaspartyl peptidase/L-asparaginase: protein MKARIILHGGAGEWKIDRARRERVEETLRAAVKEGLAALRKGSALDGLLEAISYMEDSGMFDAGRGAYPNIEHDIEFDAGIMDGSSLKVGAVAAVRNVRNPILLAYNVMKNTNHCLIAGSGAERLAKAFGLWEEMKPSREADERFRNGFDGYLQKEMWIKKLQKVYRGEGDTIGGVAIDQDGNLASATSTGGTIFKLPGRVGDSPLVGSGFYAMNGHGGCSATGVGEDIMRYCLSARIVNDLNGRTDPFKVLVRELDEMKRLLGKSSAGAVCMDSSGRGAAYTLTPAIAVAAGYGSIVAEAKLVGRDDIAAIQRKLRMESV from the coding sequence ATGAAAGCCAGAATAATACTTCACGGAGGGGCTGGTGAATGGAAGATAGACCGAGCTAGAAGAGAAAGGGTAGAGGAGACTCTGAGAGCAGCAGTAAAAGAGGGGTTGGCAGCGTTGAGGAAAGGTAGTGCTTTGGATGGATTGCTGGAAGCGATATCGTATATGGAAGACTCGGGGATGTTCGACGCTGGTAGAGGAGCATACCCTAATATCGAGCACGATATCGAGTTCGATGCAGGAATAATGGATGGTTCCTCACTTAAGGTAGGTGCAGTTGCAGCAGTCAGAAACGTCAGAAATCCAATTCTTCTTGCCTACAACGTAATGAAAAACACCAACCACTGCCTAATCGCTGGCAGTGGTGCAGAAAGACTTGCAAAAGCATTTGGCCTCTGGGAAGAGATGAAACCAAGCAGGGAGGCTGATGAGAGGTTCAGAAATGGATTCGATGGTTACCTTCAGAAAGAAATGTGGATTAAGAAGCTGCAGAAGGTCTACAGGGGTGAAGGAGACACTATAGGAGGGGTAGCAATCGACCAGGATGGAAACCTTGCTTCAGCTACGAGCACCGGCGGAACTATCTTCAAGCTTCCTGGTAGAGTGGGCGACTCTCCGCTTGTAGGGTCAGGATTCTATGCGATGAACGGTCATGGCGGCTGTTCTGCTACAGGTGTCGGCGAAGATATAATGAGATACTGCCTTTCTGCCAGAATTGTGAACGACCTGAACGGTAGGACAGACCCATTCAAGGTTCTTGTAAGAGAATTGGATGAGATGAAGAGGCTGCTTGGCAAGAGCAGTGCGGGAGCTGTCTGCATGGATTCATCAGGTCGAGGAGCTGCCTATACTCTAACACCTGCCATAGCAGTTGCAGCGGGGTATGGGTCAATTGTGGCTGAAGCTAAGCTAGTTGGTAGAGATGACATAGCTGCCATTCAGCGGAAGTTAAGAATGGAATCAGTCTGA
- a CDS encoding DUF1684 domain-containing protein produces MPESWLEEFDEYWSARERFLRSDPKSPLKPEERKKFSGLRYYPPDPAFKVKARFSRTIKDKEVELRTTAGNTVKLPFAGELRFTIGGNEFRLLAFKREGSSLFVPFCDRTNGSETCSIGRYVEIELHEGAESIPVTLDFNFAYNPDFTYDQGCDSVIPPAENRLDIPIKAGEKSYFSQRIR; encoded by the coding sequence ATGCCAGAAAGCTGGCTTGAGGAATTTGATGAGTACTGGAGCGCCAGAGAACGTTTCCTCAGATCAGACCCTAAGTCGCCTCTGAAGCCAGAGGAAAGAAAGAAGTTTTCAGGTCTGAGGTACTATCCGCCAGACCCAGCATTCAAGGTGAAGGCCAGATTTTCCAGAACAATCAAGGACAAAGAAGTTGAACTCAGAACCACTGCTGGCAATACTGTAAAACTGCCCTTTGCAGGAGAGCTTCGCTTCACCATAGGTGGTAACGAATTCAGGTTGCTTGCGTTTAAACGTGAAGGCTCAAGCCTCTTTGTTCCATTTTGCGACAGAACCAACGGTTCGGAAACCTGCAGCATCGGCAGGTATGTAGAGATTGAGTTACATGAAGGAGCAGAGAGCATACCAGTGACTTTAGACTTTAACTTTGCATACAATCCAGACTTTACTTACGACCAGGGCTGTGACAGCGTTATTCCACCTGCAGAAAATAGGCTTGATATTCCGATAAAGGCTGGGGAGAAGAGCTACTTTAGCCAAAGAATCAGATGA
- a CDS encoding cyclic nucleotide-binding domain-containing protein, whose protein sequence is MQKRMDKDADSKDAVLSWLREVPLFQNLDKKQLTKLHSQFTKKTFKEGETIAKEGEMSVAFYLISDGEVEVRKGKKVIANLSKGQFFGEMTLLDKYPRSADVIAKTPTTCLILSAWQFESMILTQPKVALEVMRVLARRLRETEKNII, encoded by the coding sequence GTGCAAAAGAGGATGGACAAAGATGCTGACAGCAAGGATGCAGTGTTAAGCTGGCTCAGAGAGGTTCCTCTTTTCCAGAACCTGGACAAAAAGCAACTGACAAAATTGCATTCACAATTTACGAAGAAAACTTTCAAAGAAGGAGAAACGATCGCAAAGGAAGGAGAGATGAGTGTTGCATTCTATCTTATCTCAGATGGAGAGGTTGAAGTTAGGAAAGGGAAGAAGGTGATAGCCAATCTATCCAAAGGGCAGTTTTTCGGCGAAATGACGCTTCTCGATAAATACCCCAGGTCTGCAGATGTGATAGCCAAGACACCAACAACATGCTTGATCCTTTCTGCCTGGCAATTTGAATCAATGATCTTAACTCAACCAAAGGTAGCTCTTGAAGTGATGAGGGTGCTGGCAAGAAGACTGAGAGAAACAGAAAAGAACATCATCTGA
- a CDS encoding DUF5781 family protein: MSKQYKKDEALDEALNWALKRMRDSGYEIKSQVKLIVDPKLTFMGYAKERDGTQYIVASEWALDSEMLGGFLMHELAHIYASEKGLPSHDSELIEELVEEYKEKEGLSERESAYLIDSFSHLQNIIVDDIVFDVMNEKERKLAQRFFEGWVTERPVGDPLVDASSLVRNAFAIASLKRRGLFLEDSKMNKQNEQFLSLMKNTSRASFNAIETFLEKANGDLNEEEFRKMLRDYFELVISIARDRPQLEDLR; this comes from the coding sequence TTGAGTAAACAGTACAAGAAGGATGAAGCGCTTGACGAAGCTCTGAACTGGGCTTTGAAAAGAATGAGGGATTCTGGTTATGAGATAAAGTCACAGGTCAAGTTGATAGTGGACCCGAAGCTAACCTTTATGGGCTATGCAAAAGAAAGGGACGGCACTCAGTACATAGTCGCTTCAGAATGGGCACTCGATTCAGAAATGCTAGGTGGTTTTCTGATGCACGAACTTGCGCACATCTACGCGTCTGAGAAGGGGCTTCCTTCTCATGATTCCGAACTGATCGAGGAACTGGTAGAAGAATACAAGGAGAAGGAAGGACTGAGTGAAAGGGAATCGGCATATCTCATCGATTCCTTTAGCCACTTGCAAAACATCATAGTGGATGATATAGTCTTTGATGTAATGAACGAGAAAGAGAGGAAGCTAGCTCAGAGATTCTTCGAGGGGTGGGTGACAGAAAGGCCAGTAGGCGATCCTCTGGTTGATGCATCTTCGCTTGTCAGGAACGCATTCGCCATAGCTTCTCTAAAGAGAAGAGGGCTGTTTTTAGAAGACAGCAAGATGAATAAGCAGAACGAGCAGTTTTTGTCTCTTATGAAGAATACGTCAAGGGCAAGTTTCAATGCAATAGAAACTTTTCTTGAGAAGGCAAACGGTGACCTGAACGAAGAGGAGTTTAGAAAGATGCTTCGTGATTACTTTGAACTTGTGATCTCTATCGCGAGGGACAGGCCACAACTTGAAGACCTTCGCTGA
- a CDS encoding CBS domain-containing protein, whose protein sequence is MTKWECYRCGHVVDAAQPPEECPSCHYSMGIWLRHVERKVPTVGDFVRKDFLKLDAGETVWKAAQLMKEKNVGSAIVMLKGNPVGIVTERDILYKVAAEDLVPSTITIRKIMSSPVIHVDSKTPVKDALRIMEEKKIRRLLVLENGKPIGIVSQRAVVGDSLRGEKAIQELDRPD, encoded by the coding sequence TTGACAAAATGGGAATGTTACAGGTGCGGTCATGTTGTTGATGCAGCTCAGCCACCGGAGGAGTGTCCTTCATGCCATTACTCAATGGGCATATGGCTCAGGCATGTCGAGAGAAAGGTACCTACAGTTGGCGATTTTGTAAGGAAGGACTTTCTTAAGCTTGATGCAGGAGAGACTGTGTGGAAAGCAGCTCAGCTTATGAAGGAGAAGAATGTTGGAAGTGCAATTGTAATGCTGAAAGGGAACCCTGTGGGTATAGTAACCGAAAGGGATATTCTTTACAAAGTTGCAGCAGAAGACCTGGTTCCTTCAACCATAACAATAAGAAAGATAATGTCGTCTCCAGTAATTCATGTGGATTCGAAGACACCGGTTAAGGATGCGCTCAGAATCATGGAGGAGAAGAAGATAAGGAGACTGCTAGTGCTAGAAAATGGAAAACCGATAGGAATTGTCTCGCAGAGAGCAGTAGTAGGCGATTCGCTAAGGGGGGAGAAGGCAATACAGGAGCTAGACAGGCCTGACTGA
- a CDS encoding HEAT repeat domain-containing protein yields MYTSKVLCDEEYGFKIMLDMEKHFKDGDEEFFVNILKNEDSLVLRLHAVTILAEIGKEQAVKVLGDVLLNDPDPLVRHEAAFSMGQIGLSSANEYLCKAALYDKDPVVRHESAAALGSIGSKEVEEVLQKVAEDKEPIVSNSAKASLFNIRFLKKYFVGATARERAPRP; encoded by the coding sequence ATGTACACTTCTAAGGTCCTCTGCGATGAGGAATACGGTTTTAAGATAATGCTCGACATGGAGAAACACTTCAAAGATGGTGACGAGGAGTTCTTTGTCAACATATTGAAAAACGAAGACAGCCTAGTGCTGAGGCTCCATGCTGTGACAATTTTAGCAGAGATAGGTAAAGAGCAGGCTGTAAAGGTTTTGGGGGATGTGCTCCTCAACGACCCCGACCCCCTGGTAAGGCATGAGGCTGCTTTCTCGATGGGACAGATAGGTCTATCATCTGCAAATGAATACCTTTGCAAGGCTGCATTGTATGACAAAGACCCGGTTGTAAGGCATGAATCTGCAGCTGCCTTAGGGTCGATAGGAAGCAAGGAAGTAGAAGAAGTGTTGCAGAAGGTTGCTGAAGACAAAGAGCCTATCGTAAGCAATTCCGCCAAAGCGTCGCTTTTCAACATCAGATTTCTTAAGAAATACTTCGTCGGGGCTACTGCCAGAGAAAGGGCCCCCAGGCCCTGA
- a CDS encoding PIN domain-containing protein gives MSTKHRRYLLHPSSFETLLSYISEKNFNKILSEISLTDVGAFRIYEDIYAIAASRITKKTHAERLVKSIKQILSSMDIVKTLPENYSAIARFGKMTNLGFVDAAHIYTCSKLKMSLITKDKTDAEYLSRYTQCVEVETFAKSLME, from the coding sequence ATGTCAACTAAGCACCGAAGATACTTGCTCCATCCTTCGTCGTTCGAGACTCTGCTCAGCTATATATCAGAGAAGAACTTTAACAAAATATTATCAGAAATATCCCTTACAGATGTGGGAGCGTTCAGAATCTACGAAGATATTTATGCTATCGCAGCCAGCAGAATAACAAAGAAGACACATGCTGAAAGGTTGGTCAAGTCGATCAAACAAATTCTTTCATCTATGGACATAGTAAAGACCCTACCAGAGAATTATTCTGCTATAGCTAGATTCGGAAAGATGACAAACCTCGGTTTTGTCGACGCAGCACATATCTACACTTGCTCTAAACTCAAAATGAGTCTTATCACAAAGGATAAGACTGATGCAGAATATTTGTCCAGATATACCCAATGTGTAGAAGTCGAGACCTTCGCAAAGAGCCTAATGGAATAG
- the cyoE gene encoding heme o synthase: MSLRSYWELTNPNIVSLLVFTAFTSAIMAGGIKEPLKLLDVTAAVALCSMGARTLTNYVDRDIDALMNRTKHRPLPSGALSPLSALAYGFGLSTLGLAIAVPLGFLYPTLLALGMVDNIVIYNVLTKRRTPWNIILGAPSGGFPAFVGYLSISKAISLTPFFLAAIVVLWTPIHIWSLAIRCREDYNRASIPMLPVVLGVKKGIRCIASTSILLALFTILFPFLPGSPFGELTLFTSLALSVPLLLISFKLVKSPTEKTSWTLFKFTSPYLAILFTMMALDVALFH; the protein is encoded by the coding sequence ATGAGTCTCCGAAGCTACTGGGAGCTGACCAATCCCAACATAGTCTCTCTTCTTGTGTTCACCGCATTCACATCAGCCATAATGGCTGGAGGCATTAAGGAGCCTTTGAAACTTCTAGATGTCACCGCCGCAGTAGCTCTCTGCAGCATGGGGGCGAGGACGCTTACGAACTACGTGGATAGAGACATAGATGCTCTGATGAACAGAACGAAGCACAGGCCACTTCCCTCCGGAGCTTTATCACCTTTATCTGCTCTGGCCTATGGCTTTGGTCTTTCGACTCTGGGTCTTGCAATAGCTGTACCTCTGGGGTTCCTTTATCCAACCCTTCTGGCATTGGGGATGGTAGACAACATAGTGATATATAACGTGCTGACTAAGAGAAGGACTCCGTGGAACATAATACTTGGCGCACCGAGCGGTGGTTTTCCTGCCTTTGTTGGCTATCTGAGCATATCAAAGGCTATATCCCTGACACCATTCTTCTTAGCTGCCATAGTGGTACTCTGGACCCCTATTCACATCTGGAGTCTGGCAATCAGGTGCAGGGAAGATTACAACAGGGCATCAATTCCGATGCTCCCTGTGGTTCTGGGTGTCAAGAAGGGGATAAGATGCATAGCATCGACAAGTATACTTCTGGCTCTGTTCACTATACTCTTTCCATTTCTACCTGGCTCTCCATTCGGTGAATTGACTCTGTTCACGTCTCTAGCTTTGAGTGTTCCGCTTTTGCTGATATCCTTTAAACTTGTTAAATCCCCGACCGAGAAGACGAGCTGGACACTCTTCAAATTCACATCACCATACCTAGCTATTCTCTTCACGATGATGGCACTTGACGTTGCTCTATTCCATTAG